The proteins below are encoded in one region of Candidatus Binatus sp.:
- a CDS encoding TetR/AcrR family transcriptional regulator, translating into MKKRIDGRTAKGLRIRQRVRESILTAYIDLIRSGVPAPIAREIAERARLSPRVIFKHFSDLRALRLASFNRMQAQSSEFFSEEIPDRGSAAERLELFVQKHMRRLEYVAPIHRTAAMVERVDPDVAKAMKVARNAAVRDLAKTLGSALKPFSRSEKRALLTTLHMVCSWPSWETLRTHYHLSPRRARAIITSVALTVLAAAERRVRAHLTRRQFRPPGKTQS; encoded by the coding sequence ATGAAGAAGCGCATCGATGGGCGCACCGCCAAAGGGCTGCGGATCAGACAACGGGTCCGCGAGAGCATCCTGACCGCGTATATCGATCTGATCCGCAGCGGCGTTCCGGCGCCGATCGCCCGCGAAATAGCGGAGCGGGCCCGACTCTCACCGCGCGTCATTTTTAAGCACTTTTCCGATCTGCGAGCGCTGCGGCTTGCGTCGTTCAATCGCATGCAAGCGCAGAGCAGCGAGTTCTTTTCCGAGGAAATTCCGGATCGCGGTTCCGCCGCGGAACGACTCGAACTTTTCGTGCAAAAGCACATGCGGAGGCTGGAATACGTGGCGCCGATTCACCGCACCGCCGCGATGGTCGAGAGGGTCGATCCGGATGTCGCAAAAGCGATGAAGGTGGCGCGCAATGCGGCCGTGCGCGATTTGGCAAAGACCCTCGGGTCCGCCTTGAAGCCTTTCTCTCGCAGCGAAAAGCGCGCACTGCTGACGACCTTGCACATGGTCTGTTCCTGGCCTTCATGGGAAACCCTGCGAACGCATTATCACCTATCCCCCAGGCGCGCACGCGCCATCATCACCAGCGTAGCGCTGACCGTGCTTGCGGCGGCCGAGCGACGCGTCCGCGCGCACCTCACGCGGCGCCAGTTCAGACCACCCGGCAAAACCCAAAGTTAA
- a CDS encoding DDE-type integrase/transposase/recombinase: protein MRTKVRMKIARRARVPAERATRPNEKWSMDFVAARLIDGRWFRVLTVVDQFTRECVLLLADSSLTGLQLLAQHPLAAHRVEGFRPKGEAGAAIAARL from the coding sequence GTGCGGACCAAGGTGCGCATGAAGATCGCACGGCGCGCACGCGTGCCGGCCGAGCGCGCAACGCGACCGAACGAAAAATGGTCGATGGACTTCGTCGCCGCCCGCTTGATTGACGGCCGCTGGTTCCGCGTGCTGACGGTGGTCGATCAGTTCACGCGCGAATGCGTGCTGCTGCTGGCGGACAGCTCACTCACCGGCCTCCAACTGCTCGCACAACATCCGCTCGCTGCGCACCGTGTAGAGGGCTTTCGTCCCAAGGGCGAGGCTGGGGCGGCCATCGCGGCGAGGTTATAA
- a CDS encoding ATP-dependent DNA ligase, with the protein MPSLYDFALVCQSLSQTQSRLQMAETVGTFLAALDIDEAEIAARFLVGKAIEQGEEKRLQVSGRAIWKIVAEITGTEDQGEDIFTAAEDFGEAVEMMLKHRSSDPEPTLTIRDLDAKFAEIAAIEGRHARNRKLAALKDLFERSSALEGKYIAKILIREMRHGMSEGLMLEAIAKMASKAVADVRRINMLEGDVGRVVRILRSPPSDDPGAESQSTISTAQGARVVVKPLKPMLAHPAPSVADAFASIGPELALEHKVDGARVQIHQLGASGGVRIFSRRLNEITESLPEVVEMMDRLGERRAIFDGEVIAVDAEGRPVAFQELMRRFGRTRKIERARFEQPIRLFLFDLLSIDGELCIDRPYAERIDALSDLASAAGLELIGRVVRPQLPEAEKFYDDACATGFEGVMAKALASAYTPGVRGRGWLKIKHTRTLDLAIIGAEWGYGRRHGWLSNYHLAARDEQNGGFVMIGKTFKGLTDDQFREMTEKLLALKIDESRGTVFVKPSIVVEVAYNDIQRSPQYAGGMALRFARIVRTRPDKSVEEADSIATVRADFERQLVKPVG; encoded by the coding sequence ATGCCTTCGCTCTACGATTTCGCGCTGGTCTGCCAATCGCTCAGCCAAACGCAGAGCCGGCTCCAGATGGCGGAAACGGTCGGCACTTTTCTCGCCGCGCTGGATATCGATGAAGCTGAAATAGCGGCGCGGTTTTTGGTCGGCAAAGCGATCGAGCAGGGCGAAGAAAAGCGCCTCCAGGTAAGCGGACGCGCGATCTGGAAAATCGTCGCTGAAATCACCGGCACCGAAGATCAAGGCGAGGACATTTTTACCGCCGCCGAGGATTTCGGTGAGGCGGTCGAGATGATGCTGAAGCATCGATCGTCAGACCCCGAGCCGACCCTCACGATTCGCGACCTTGATGCCAAATTCGCGGAAATCGCCGCAATCGAAGGCCGTCACGCGCGCAATCGCAAGCTCGCCGCGCTGAAAGATCTGTTCGAACGCTCGAGTGCGCTCGAAGGCAAGTACATCGCCAAGATTCTGATTCGCGAGATGCGCCACGGCATGAGCGAGGGCCTGATGCTCGAGGCGATCGCAAAGATGGCGTCGAAGGCGGTCGCCGACGTGCGCCGCATCAACATGCTCGAGGGCGACGTTGGCCGCGTGGTGCGCATCCTGCGCTCGCCGCCGAGCGACGATCCTGGCGCGGAATCGCAGAGCACGATCTCGACGGCGCAAGGCGCACGCGTCGTGGTGAAGCCGCTGAAGCCGATGCTGGCGCATCCCGCGCCGAGCGTCGCCGACGCGTTCGCCTCGATCGGTCCCGAGCTTGCGCTGGAACACAAGGTCGATGGCGCGCGCGTACAAATTCATCAACTCGGCGCGAGCGGCGGCGTGCGGATTTTTTCGCGGCGGCTGAATGAGATCACCGAGAGCCTGCCCGAAGTCGTCGAGATGATGGATCGGCTCGGCGAGCGGCGCGCGATTTTCGACGGCGAAGTGATCGCGGTCGATGCGGAAGGACGACCAGTCGCGTTTCAGGAACTGATGCGCCGCTTCGGACGCACGCGCAAAATCGAGCGCGCCCGCTTTGAGCAGCCCATTCGCCTCTTCCTGTTCGACTTGCTCTCGATTGACGGCGAGCTATGCATCGACCGCCCCTACGCCGAGCGAATCGACGCGCTCAGCGACCTGGCGTCGGCGGCCGGACTCGAATTGATCGGACGCGTCGTTCGTCCGCAACTGCCCGAGGCTGAAAAATTCTATGACGACGCGTGCGCGACGGGATTTGAAGGCGTGATGGCGAAGGCGCTTGCGAGTGCATACACGCCAGGCGTGCGCGGCCGCGGATGGCTCAAGATCAAGCATACGCGCACGCTCGATTTGGCGATCATCGGTGCGGAGTGGGGCTACGGCCGGCGCCACGGATGGCTATCGAATTACCATCTCGCGGCGCGCGACGAACAGAACGGCGGCTTCGTGATGATCGGCAAGACCTTCAAGGGACTCACCGACGACCAGTTCCGCGAGATGACCGAAAAATTGCTCGCGCTCAAGATCGATGAGTCTCGTGGCACAGTTTTCGTCAAGCCGTCGATCGTGGTCGAGGTCGCCTACAACGATATCCAGCGCAGTCCGCAGTACGCGGGCGGCATGGCGCTACGATTTGCGCGGATTGTGCGGACTCGTCCGGACAAGTCGGTCGAGGAAGCGGACAGTATCGCCACCGTGAGGGCTGATTTCGAACGTCAGTTGGTCAAGCCGGTCGGCTAG
- a CDS encoding alpha/beta fold hydrolase, with the protein MPKIQVGDIDLNYDVYGAGEPILMIMGLGASSAQWDPELVQDLARTFRVITFDNRGTGQSDKPDAPYSIEMFADDAAGLLAKLEISRAHIFGVSMGGMIAQEFALRHPAPTATLTLGCTTAGGTHSVPPPPESLKILTAPREGVSPEEVIRRGWPLGYTAKYIAQHRDLLEAAIPRVLKYPTPPYAFQRQLEGTYTLKTFDRLPQIKAPTLVVTGAEDVLIPAKNSEIIAAQIPGAKLHIIPGVGHAFMSEGRETFVEVFVPFVKSHPMRA; encoded by the coding sequence ATGCCGAAAATTCAAGTTGGCGACATCGATCTCAACTACGACGTTTACGGCGCGGGCGAGCCGATTCTGATGATCATGGGACTCGGCGCGAGTTCGGCCCAGTGGGATCCGGAACTGGTGCAGGATCTCGCGCGCACGTTTCGCGTCATCACCTTCGATAATCGCGGCACCGGCCAAAGCGACAAGCCCGACGCGCCGTACTCGATCGAGATGTTTGCCGACGATGCCGCGGGCCTGCTCGCGAAGCTCGAAATTTCGCGCGCGCACATTTTCGGCGTGTCGATGGGCGGGATGATCGCGCAGGAATTCGCGCTGCGGCATCCCGCGCCCACTGCGACGCTGACGCTCGGATGCACCACCGCTGGCGGTACGCATTCGGTGCCGCCGCCGCCCGAGTCTCTGAAAATTCTGACCGCGCCGCGCGAAGGCGTTTCGCCCGAAGAAGTGATTCGCCGCGGCTGGCCGCTCGGCTACACCGCGAAGTACATCGCGCAGCATCGCGACCTGCTCGAAGCCGCGATTCCGCGGGTGCTGAAGTATCCGACGCCGCCGTATGCGTTCCAGCGCCAGCTCGAAGGCACTTACACGCTCAAAACTTTCGATCGCCTGCCGCAAATCAAGGCGCCGACGTTGGTAGTCACCGGCGCCGAGGATGTGCTGATTCCGGCGAAGAACTCCGAAATCATCGCGGCGCAAATTCCCGGTGCGAAATTGCACATCATCCCCGGCGTCGGCCACGCGTTCATGAGCGAGGGCCGCGAAACTTTTGTCGAGGTATTCGTGCCGTTCGTGAAATCGCATCCGATGCGCGCGTAG
- a CDS encoding glycosyltransferase, with protein MDVSIILPVVNERENLCALIPRLHALLDREHLSHEIIVVDGGSTDGTREAAGALDARVIPECRRGYAGAIETGFAEARGDYILTLDADQSHDPDFATKMWRARGRADIVIASRYARGGVAYTNFVRRVTSAGLNFVLHRMLSMPVRDLSSGYRLYRREAIEGLKLQSVNFEVIEEILVKAYARGFSIVEVPFTYFPRGAGRSHAKLLQFGWQIVKSSLKLWKMRNSLESADYDERAFYSIIPIQRYWHRRRHHVTVSWARGAGRVLDAGCGSSLIVQSLNDAIGMDFNFAKLRFLRRYGMPLTNASAFALPFKDSSFDCVISSEVIEHLPYDEVLFSEMSRVLRPGGMLILETPDYSTIGWQIIEPVYGFLMPGGYKDEHITHYSLEKLSEILPRHGFAIEEASYIARSDLMLRCRKIETAAAGSESVGERASSAA; from the coding sequence ATGGATGTATCGATAATTCTGCCGGTCGTAAACGAGCGCGAGAATCTTTGCGCCTTGATTCCGAGATTGCACGCGCTGCTCGATCGCGAGCACTTGAGCCACGAGATTATCGTGGTCGATGGCGGCTCGACCGACGGCACGCGCGAGGCGGCAGGAGCGCTCGACGCGCGCGTGATCCCGGAGTGTCGGCGCGGTTACGCGGGCGCGATCGAAACCGGCTTTGCCGAAGCGCGCGGCGATTACATCCTGACGCTCGACGCCGACCAGTCGCACGATCCCGATTTCGCCACCAAGATGTGGCGGGCGCGCGGGCGCGCCGACATCGTGATCGCGTCGCGTTACGCGCGCGGCGGCGTCGCTTACACCAATTTCGTGCGGCGCGTGACCAGTGCGGGCCTGAATTTCGTTTTGCATCGGATGCTCTCGATGCCGGTGCGGGATCTCTCGAGCGGATACCGCCTTTACCGCCGCGAAGCGATCGAAGGCCTCAAGCTGCAGAGCGTCAATTTCGAAGTGATCGAGGAAATCCTGGTCAAGGCGTACGCGCGCGGATTCAGCATCGTCGAAGTGCCGTTCACGTATTTCCCGCGCGGCGCCGGACGCTCGCACGCGAAGCTGCTGCAGTTCGGCTGGCAGATCGTGAAGTCGTCGCTGAAGCTCTGGAAAATGCGCAACTCGCTCGAATCGGCCGATTACGACGAGCGCGCGTTTTACAGCATCATTCCGATCCAGCGTTACTGGCATCGCCGGCGCCATCACGTGACGGTGTCGTGGGCGCGCGGCGCGGGCCGCGTGCTCGACGCGGGATGCGGCTCGAGCCTGATCGTGCAGAGTCTCAACGACGCGATCGGCATGGATTTCAACTTCGCGAAGCTGCGATTTCTGCGCCGCTACGGGATGCCGCTGACCAACGCGTCGGCCTTCGCTCTGCCGTTCAAGGACAGCTCGTTCGATTGCGTGATCAGCTCCGAAGTGATCGAGCATCTGCCGTACGACGAAGTTCTCTTCTCCGAGATGAGCCGCGTGCTGCGGCCCGGCGGGATGCTCATCCTCGAAACGCCCGACTACTCGACGATCGGCTGGCAGATCATCGAACCGGTGTATGGATTCCTGATGCCGGGCGGTTACAAGGACGAGCACATCACGCATTATTCGCTCGAAAAGCTGAGCGAGATTTTGCCGCGGCACGGTTTTGCGATCGAGGAGGCGAGCTACATCGCGCGCAGCGACCTGATGCTCCGATGCCGCAAGATCGAAACCGCCGCGGCCGGCAGCGAGAGCGTCGGCGAACGGGCGTCGAGCGCGGCCTGA
- a CDS encoding D-alanyl-D-alanine carboxypeptidase family protein, with amino-acid sequence MRKGVRRRSLLKIFSIFGFAIALALPAPDAAARAKHRAAEKKAEATPPAVLANIHVLGDRPAPFALDAKAAMMVDGDTGAVLYAFNEHQKMQPASLAKIMTFYLTLDALKAGKLTLETDVVISEKAWRLSMDESVSRMFLGVGQKVPVRDLLYGLMVSSGNDAAVALAEYLGGSTDGFTTMMNEKAKEIGLADTHFTNPDGLPTDDEYTTAFDMVQLARTLVQHHPEALTYTAAKEFTFDKIKQPNFNTLLFYDSRVNGIKTGHVAEAGFHLVASARSNGMNLISAVMGAPSSEKRRTETEKLIDWSFRTFVSYKPDLHKDLPAAISVYGGVADTVAIGPMGQAVFTLGRGEENKVTVAFTPSAKYLSAPVHKGDKAGDLAVMLDGKPQSTIPIVAQAAVAEAGFFGKLRQQIRRAL; translated from the coding sequence ATGAGGAAGGGCGTGCGGCGACGATCATTACTCAAAATCTTCTCGATTTTCGGATTCGCGATCGCGCTGGCGTTGCCGGCGCCGGATGCTGCGGCGCGGGCGAAGCATCGTGCCGCGGAGAAAAAGGCCGAGGCAACGCCGCCGGCCGTGCTCGCGAACATCCACGTGCTCGGCGATCGGCCTGCGCCGTTTGCGCTCGACGCCAAAGCCGCGATGATGGTCGACGGCGACACCGGCGCGGTGCTGTACGCATTCAACGAGCATCAGAAGATGCAGCCCGCGAGCCTCGCCAAGATCATGACGTTTTACCTGACGCTCGACGCGCTGAAAGCCGGCAAGCTGACGCTCGAAACCGACGTGGTGATCAGCGAGAAGGCATGGCGGCTTTCGATGGACGAAAGCGTGTCGCGGATGTTCCTCGGCGTCGGGCAGAAGGTGCCGGTGCGCGATCTGCTGTACGGCCTGATGGTCTCGTCGGGCAACGACGCGGCGGTCGCGCTCGCGGAATATCTCGGCGGCAGCACCGACGGCTTCACCACGATGATGAACGAGAAGGCGAAAGAGATCGGCCTCGCCGATACTCACTTCACCAATCCCGACGGCCTGCCGACCGACGACGAATACACCACGGCGTTCGACATGGTGCAGCTTGCGCGCACGCTCGTGCAGCATCATCCGGAGGCGCTCACCTACACGGCCGCGAAGGAATTCACCTTCGACAAAATCAAGCAGCCTAATTTCAACACGCTGCTGTTCTACGATTCGCGCGTGAACGGAATTAAGACCGGCCATGTCGCTGAAGCCGGCTTTCATCTCGTCGCGTCGGCGCGCTCCAACGGGATGAATCTAATCTCGGCGGTGATGGGCGCGCCCAGTTCCGAGAAGCGCCGGACCGAAACGGAAAAGCTGATCGATTGGTCGTTCCGCACTTTCGTGAGCTACAAGCCCGACCTGCACAAGGACTTGCCGGCTGCGATTTCGGTGTATGGCGGCGTCGCGGATACGGTCGCGATCGGCCCGATGGGTCAGGCGGTATTCACGCTCGGGCGCGGCGAAGAGAACAAGGTGACGGTCGCGTTCACGCCGTCGGCAAAATATCTGTCGGCGCCTGTGCACAAGGGCGACAAGGCCGGCGATCTCGCGGTGATGCTCGACGGCAAGCCGCAATCGACGATTCCGATCGTCGCGCAAGCCGCAGTCGCGGAAGCGGGTTTCTTCGGGAAATTGCGCCAGCAAATCCGCCGCGCGCTATGA
- a CDS encoding alpha/beta fold hydrolase: protein MRVQIGDVKLFFDVEGAKLRPDGAKMREVPTVVLLHGGPGFDHSNFKPAFSRLSEIAQVVYLDHRGNGRSDRSDTSKYNLPQWGDDVRAFCEALGIERPIVMGVSFGGMVAMSYATRHPEHPGKLVLASTAARMRPDRSLEVFEQLGGAEVRSAAERFFANPGLATMPAFVEKAFPVYNRTPMEPEFTLRSVTNFDLTFDFFSNESKTFNMLPALSKIKCPTLVTSGNRDPITPLADSQDIAAAIPREHVRLEVFEGAGHGAHRDEPERYFKVLDEFIAG from the coding sequence ATGCGCGTACAAATCGGCGACGTAAAATTGTTTTTCGACGTGGAAGGGGCGAAGTTGCGGCCCGACGGCGCGAAGATGCGCGAGGTACCGACCGTCGTGCTGCTGCACGGCGGCCCGGGCTTCGATCACTCGAACTTCAAGCCCGCCTTTTCGCGATTGTCCGAGATTGCGCAGGTCGTTTACCTGGACCATCGCGGCAACGGCCGCAGCGATCGCAGCGACACGTCGAAGTACAATCTTCCGCAATGGGGCGACGACGTGCGCGCGTTCTGCGAGGCGCTCGGAATCGAGCGTCCGATCGTGATGGGCGTGTCGTTCGGCGGGATGGTCGCGATGTCGTACGCGACGCGTCATCCGGAGCATCCCGGCAAGCTCGTGTTGGCGAGCACGGCGGCGCGGATGCGGCCCGATCGATCGCTCGAGGTATTCGAGCAGCTTGGCGGCGCGGAGGTGCGTAGCGCGGCCGAGCGCTTCTTCGCGAATCCCGGACTCGCGACGATGCCGGCGTTTGTCGAGAAAGCGTTCCCGGTTTACAACCGCACGCCGATGGAGCCCGAATTTACGCTGCGTTCGGTGACCAACTTCGATTTGACGTTCGATTTTTTCAGCAACGAATCGAAGACCTTCAACATGCTGCCCGCGCTTTCAAAAATAAAATGTCCGACGCTGGTGACCAGCGGCAACCGCGATCCGATCACGCCGCTCGCCGATTCGCAGGATATCGCGGCGGCGATTCCGCGCGAGCACGTGCGGCTCGAGGTGTTCGAGGGCGCCGGCCACGGGGCGCATCGCGACGAGCCGGAGCGCTACTTCAAGGTGCTCGACGAATTCATCGCAGGCTGA
- a CDS encoding sulfurtransferase TusA family protein, translating into MDDAAPPIRLDLRGVKCPLNWAHAKVRLEQMSRGQTLELILDDLRGVRDIPRAAEAEGYVVLESTALDGGAFRLRIEK; encoded by the coding sequence GTGGACGATGCCGCGCCGCCGATTCGCCTCGATCTGCGAGGCGTCAAATGCCCGCTCAACTGGGCGCACGCCAAGGTGCGGCTCGAGCAGATGTCGCGCGGGCAGACGCTCGAATTGATCCTCGACGACCTGCGCGGCGTCCGCGATATTCCGCGGGCCGCGGAAGCGGAAGGCTATGTCGTCCTGGAATCGACTGCCCTCGACGGCGGCGCATTCCGGCTGCGCATCGAAAAGTAA
- a CDS encoding nuclear transport factor 2 family protein, whose protein sequence is MAKSVEQRVQELEDKDEIRELTARYCWHVSHGEGELVANLFADDGVLDVTGGDFKAVRGREALLKFYRTSVREPEAAIPFIQNHIIEVNGDEARGTCAIEARFARNGESVTAAGYYEDKYRRERGRWRFVERKIFFHHVVPLKQGWAEAKGQSRTI, encoded by the coding sequence ATGGCAAAATCGGTCGAACAGCGCGTCCAGGAACTCGAAGACAAGGACGAAATCCGCGAACTCACCGCGCGCTATTGCTGGCACGTCTCGCACGGCGAGGGCGAACTGGTCGCGAATCTTTTCGCCGACGATGGCGTGCTCGACGTCACCGGCGGCGATTTCAAGGCGGTGCGCGGGCGCGAGGCGCTCTTAAAATTTTATCGCACGTCGGTGCGCGAGCCTGAGGCCGCGATCCCGTTCATCCAGAATCACATTATCGAGGTGAACGGCGACGAGGCGCGCGGCACCTGCGCGATTGAAGCGCGCTTTGCCCGCAATGGCGAAAGCGTTACCGCGGCGGGCTACTACGAAGACAAGTATCGGCGCGAGCGGGGACGCTGGCGTTTCGTCGAGCGCAAGATTTTTTTCCATCACGTGGTGCCGCTGAAGCAGGGATGGGCCGAGGCGAAGGGGCAAAGCCGCACGATATAG
- a CDS encoding SDR family NAD(P)-dependent oxidoreductase gives MRIKNKIAVITGAGGGQGRAAAVLFAKEGASIVACDWKPELGDNTVQQVKAEGGKAIFVRTDVSSSRDVQNLISTAISTFGRIDILYNNAGVGFSSPLSMADVLNTPEEDWDRVIAINLKSMYLTAKFAIPEMIKNGGGSIVNTASIAAMIGSEAAHAYTAAKGGMVALSRALAVEFGPKNIRSNCICPGAIDTAMIAPVVDPMRKSGQLLLNSPIRRLGTPDDIAYCALYLASDESSFVTGATFVVDGGYIAQ, from the coding sequence ATGCGAATTAAAAACAAAATCGCTGTAATCACCGGCGCCGGCGGCGGACAGGGACGCGCCGCCGCGGTGCTGTTCGCGAAAGAGGGCGCGAGTATCGTCGCGTGCGATTGGAAACCTGAACTCGGCGACAACACCGTGCAGCAGGTGAAAGCCGAAGGCGGCAAAGCGATCTTCGTCCGCACCGACGTCTCGAGTTCGCGCGACGTGCAGAACTTGATCAGCACGGCGATTTCGACCTTCGGCCGTATCGACATTCTCTACAACAATGCCGGCGTCGGCTTCTCGTCGCCGCTCTCGATGGCGGACGTGCTGAACACGCCCGAGGAAGATTGGGATCGCGTGATCGCGATCAACTTGAAGAGCATGTACCTGACCGCGAAATTCGCGATTCCCGAGATGATCAAAAATGGCGGCGGTTCGATCGTGAATACCGCATCGATCGCCGCGATGATCGGGTCCGAAGCGGCGCACGCATACACCGCGGCCAAGGGCGGCATGGTCGCGCTCAGCCGCGCGCTGGCGGTCGAGTTCGGGCCGAAGAACATTCGCTCGAATTGCATCTGTCCCGGGGCAATCGACACGGCGATGATCGCGCCGGTGGTCGATCCGATGAGAAAGAGCGGGCAGCTTCTCCTGAACTCGCCGATACGCCGGCTCGGAACGCCCGACGACATCGCATACTGCGCGCTTTATCTCGCGTCGGATGAATCGAGCTTCGTGACGGGTGCGACGTTCGTGGTGGACGGCGGCTATATCGCGCAGTGA
- a CDS encoding DsbA family protein produces the protein MAFKIVMFSDFICPFCYIGFDVIEKLKPEFDLQIEWRGFQIHPEWPAEGASAAQASRLGNADARKAAWERISTMAESVGLAMKPPSVLTNSRLALAAAEFARDSGADHEAFEERVYRAYFTEDANIGDREVVLRLAAEAGLDAAQVADAIKSPKYELRLKNNALTANQRGVSGVPTFFIGDYPLVGAQSPDVMRSILKRAKERFGGVETAQAAEDQSCELKTKSL, from the coding sequence ATGGCATTCAAAATAGTGATGTTCTCGGATTTCATTTGCCCCTTTTGTTACATCGGGTTCGACGTAATTGAAAAACTGAAACCGGAATTCGATTTGCAAATCGAATGGCGCGGCTTTCAGATTCATCCCGAGTGGCCGGCCGAGGGCGCGAGCGCCGCGCAAGCGAGCCGGCTCGGAAACGCCGACGCGCGCAAAGCGGCGTGGGAGCGAATCAGCACGATGGCCGAGTCGGTCGGGCTCGCGATGAAGCCGCCGTCGGTGCTGACCAACTCGCGCCTCGCGCTGGCGGCGGCCGAATTCGCGCGCGACTCGGGCGCCGATCACGAGGCGTTCGAAGAGCGAGTGTATCGCGCGTACTTCACCGAAGACGCGAATATCGGCGATCGCGAAGTCGTGCTGCGACTGGCGGCCGAGGCGGGACTCGATGCGGCGCAAGTTGCCGACGCGATCAAATCGCCCAAGTACGAATTGCGGCTCAAGAACAATGCGTTGACAGCGAATCAGCGCGGCGTCAGCGGCGTGCCGACATTCTTTATCGGCGACTATCCGCTGGTCGGGGCGCAGAGTCCGGACGTGATGCGCTCGATTCTGAAACGCGCGAAGGAACGTTTTGGCGGTGTCGAAACCGCGCAGGCGGCAGAGGATCAATCATGCGAATTAAAAACAAAATCGCTGTAA
- a CDS encoding SDR family NAD(P)-dependent oxidoreductase, whose amino-acid sequence MILDTLKLDGKVAIITGAGRGLGRAMAIKFAEAGADVVAASRTQKQLEETAAEVSKTGRKCIIVPTDVTNSQQVNALAEATIKEFGRIDILINNAGGGDNSLGKRLEEITDAEWRRGLDTNLTSQFYGCRAVIPQMVKQGRGKIINIASGYGLRGGKHNYMYACSKGGTIQLTRSMALTYAQHDIQTNCIVPGIFPHNEEMMRFFKGGKFIPIGRVGEDAELGPLAIFLASDASNHVNGELIAIDGGGLAGGITPTGVAPQTVA is encoded by the coding sequence ATGATTCTCGATACCCTGAAACTCGACGGCAAAGTCGCGATCATCACCGGCGCAGGCCGCGGGCTCGGACGCGCGATGGCGATCAAGTTCGCCGAGGCAGGCGCCGACGTCGTGGCCGCCTCGCGCACGCAAAAGCAGCTCGAAGAAACCGCTGCCGAAGTGAGCAAGACGGGCCGCAAATGCATCATCGTGCCGACCGACGTCACCAACTCGCAGCAGGTGAACGCGCTCGCCGAAGCGACCATCAAGGAGTTCGGCCGGATCGACATCCTGATCAACAACGCCGGCGGCGGCGACAATTCGCTCGGCAAGCGCCTCGAGGAAATCACCGACGCCGAATGGCGGCGCGGGCTCGATACCAATCTCACCAGCCAGTTCTACGGATGCCGCGCGGTGATTCCGCAGATGGTCAAGCAGGGCCGCGGCAAGATCATCAACATCGCGTCGGGCTACGGGCTGCGCGGCGGCAAGCACAACTACATGTACGCATGCTCGAAGGGCGGCACGATTCAACTCACGCGCTCGATGGCGCTGACGTACGCGCAGCACGACATCCAGACCAATTGCATCGTGCCCGGGATTTTTCCGCACAACGAAGAGATGATGCGCTTCTTCAAGGGCGGCAAATTTATTCCGATCGGACGCGTCGGCGAAGACGCCGAACTTGGGCCGCTGGCGATTTTTCTCGCGTCGGACGCCTCGAATCATGTCAACGGCGAATTGATCGCAATCGACGGTGGCGGACTGGCCGGCGGAATCACGCCGACCGGCGTCGCGCCGCAAACTGTCGCCTAG